One genomic window of Nitrosomonas sp. Is35 includes the following:
- a CDS encoding EAL and HDOD domain-containing protein, with amino-acid sequence MEVYLGRLPILDNKQNLVAYELLFRSDQHNVVSITDNSAASANVIIDTYGQLGIENVIGKRRGFIKVDDKLLLNDTICMLPKKHVVLEILRSVEINDEIIQRCSFLKQKGYQLALSNVTHLDARFDRIMPLINVVKINITALSQQDLLSLVKRLRCWPVLLLAEKVESQEIARNCIALNFQMLQGFYFAKPEIISGKRIDPSKLSLLKLLLLVVRDSEVGDIENELKYQPGLSYNLLRMVNSAANGLPSTINSIKRAIMILGRKQLQRWVQILLYAAKQRDGGTSDALMQTATVRGKLLESIAIADRPHDKNHQDRAFMVGVLSLLDTLLGIEMSELVGTLSIQKDMSEALLTRRGSLGYQLALIEAYEKGESEIVSTMLLELGFLSMEEFTRLELEATAWAHRISDAVNQTA; translated from the coding sequence ATGGAAGTTTATCTCGGCAGATTGCCGATCCTTGATAACAAACAAAATTTGGTGGCATATGAGCTTTTATTCCGCTCCGATCAACACAATGTCGTTTCGATAACCGATAACTCCGCAGCTTCCGCAAATGTCATTATCGATACCTATGGGCAGTTAGGCATAGAGAATGTCATTGGTAAGCGGCGCGGTTTTATTAAGGTGGATGACAAGTTGCTGCTTAACGATACCATTTGCATGCTGCCCAAGAAACATGTCGTGCTGGAAATTTTAAGAAGCGTGGAAATTAACGATGAGATCATTCAACGCTGTTCCTTTCTGAAGCAAAAAGGCTATCAGCTAGCGCTTTCCAATGTGACCCACCTGGATGCGCGATTTGATCGCATCATGCCGCTCATTAATGTGGTGAAGATCAATATTACGGCACTGAGCCAGCAGGATTTGCTGAGTCTGGTGAAGCGATTAAGGTGCTGGCCGGTGCTGCTGTTAGCCGAGAAAGTTGAAAGCCAGGAAATTGCCAGAAACTGCATTGCGCTGAATTTTCAGATGTTGCAAGGATTCTATTTTGCAAAACCGGAGATTATTTCGGGAAAACGGATCGATCCATCCAAACTATCCCTGCTGAAGCTTTTATTGCTGGTGGTCAGAGACAGTGAGGTGGGTGATATTGAAAACGAACTCAAATACCAGCCCGGTTTGAGCTATAACCTGCTGCGCATGGTGAATTCAGCGGCCAACGGCTTGCCGAGCACGATTAACTCGATCAAACGGGCCATTATGATTCTGGGCCGCAAGCAGTTGCAACGCTGGGTGCAGATTCTGCTTTACGCCGCCAAGCAAAGGGATGGCGGTACTTCCGATGCCTTGATGCAAACCGCAACCGTGCGGGGCAAACTATTGGAGTCAATTGCCATCGCGGATCGCCCACATGATAAAAACCACCAGGATCGTGCGTTTATGGTCGGTGTTTTGTCATTGCTGGATACATTGCTGGGAATCGAGATGTCCGAGCTTGTGGGCACCCTGAGTATACAAAAAGACATGAGCGAAGCCTTGCTGACGCGCCGCGGATCGCTTGGATATCAACTCGCATTGATCGAAGCGTATGAGAAAGGTGAATCCGAAATAGTTTCAACGATGCTGTTGGAACTGGGATTTCTCAGCATGGAAGAATTCACCCGATTGGAACTGGAAGCTACAGCCTGGGCTCACCGGATCAGCGATGCCGTCAACCAGACGGCATAG